The nucleotide sequence ACGACCTCGCGCAGATGCGCGCGGGTCTCGCCGCGCATCGCGGCGCGGCGCGGCGGGCGCTGATCCTGACCGAGCGGGTGTTCAGCATGGACGGTGACCGGGCGCCGCTGCCCGAGATCCTGGCGCTCGCGGCCGAGTACGACGCCTGGACGCTGGTGGACGACGCGCACGGCCTCGGCGTGGTCGAGCCCGGCCTGCGGGCGCCGCTCGAAATGGGGACGCTGTCGAAGACGCTGGGCTCCTACGGCGGCTATCTCTGCGCCTCTCAGGCCGTGATCGATCTGCTGACGAGCCGGGCCCGCAGCCTCGTCTATACCACCGGACTGCCGCCGGCCTCCGCCGCCGCGGCGCTCGAAGCCCTGGCCATCGTCGAGGCCGAGCCGGAGCGCGCCGCCCGGCCCTTGGCGCTCGCCCGCCGCTTCACCGCGAGGCTCGGGCTGCCGGAAGCGGAAAGCCCGATCGTGCCCGTCCTGGTCGGCGCGGCGGAAGCCGCGCTCGCCCTCTCTGCGGCCCTGGAGGCGCGCGGCTTCCTCGTCGTCGCGATCCGTCCGCCGACGGTGGCGCCGGGCACCGCGCGCCTGCGGGTCGCCTTCTCGGCGGCCCATGACGAGGGGCAGGTCGATGCCCTAGCCGAAGCGCTGGCCGAACTCGCGCCCCACACCGTCCGCGCCATCTGAAGCGACGGTCAGGCGGAGAGATCGAGCCGCCGGATCGAGGTGACGGCGCCGAAGCTCTTGGCGGCAATGCGCTCGACCGCCTCGCGCAGGGGCTCGACCGCCACCGCCATGTGGTGGCCGTTGGCGTGGATCAGCCGCTCGGCGTCGAGCATCAGCCCGACATGCCCCTTCCAGAACACGAGATCACCGCGTTGCAGACCGTCGAGCCCCGGCGGCAGGGCCTCGCCGAGGGTCCGCTCCTGCTGGTCGGCGTCGCGCGGGCAGGCGTGCCCGGCCATATCCAGGCAGAGCTGTACGAGGCCCGAGCAATCGAGGCCGAGGCTGGTGCGTCCGCCCCAGAGATAGGGCGTGCCGACGAGCCGCTCGGCGGTGGCCGCGAAATCCGGCTCGGCGGTCTCAAACGGCACGGCATGGCCAGCGAAGACGAAGCCGCCGCCGGCAAGTTGCCAATACTCGCCCTCCTGCGCCTGCGCCGCTAAGGCGGCGCCGAGGCTCAGATGGGCCACGTGCGGGCGCTTCAGGTCGGGTGCCGGATAGACGAAGGTGCGCAAGCTCGCGACTCGATGGGTCGGCGCCGGATCGACCGGACCGAGCGCCGCCTCCGGCAGGTAGCCGACATAGCCGTCGCGGGCGATCTGCACCCAGGCGAAGCCGTCACGGATCTCGAACACGCTCACCGCGTCACCCATCACCGCCTCGGTGTCGAGTCCGGCGTCGAGGCGCGGCGCGCGGCGCAGGGGCGCGGAGGGCACGGCGACCCGCGCCGGCGCGCCCGCGACGTAGCGCTCGGCCGCGACGACGCCCTTCAGGCGGATATCGGCGAGGTCGGACCGGGCCGGGGTAAGGCGGGGATCGGAGGTGTCTGGCATCGTGAGACCGGGGGTGCCGCAGGATCGGGGCGGGATTCGGGATGGAGGTCTCTCGAAGCCGCGAATTTCCGCACGATGATCGCCCCGACGAGCGCGACATCCATGTGCTGCGCTGCCGCGACACTTTGACCATCGCGGGTCATACCGACCGGGTGGCCTCGTCAACGAATGTGCTGGCGGGGCTGCGGATTGGCGCGCATCCTGCAACCTCGACGAGCGGGGCGTCCGCCCGGCAGCCATGCGGCCGGCGGTCCGTCACGTCCGATTTGCGTGCACTGCACAAAGCGGACGGGCCGTCCTATGATCGGTGCATGAAGACCGCGAGTCGTGCCGTGAAGAAAACGCCCAAGAGCTTCCAGGATCTGCCTCCGATCCGGGTGCGGCGCGAGCCGCCGACCGTGGCCGAGGCGGTCGCCGCCGCGCAGGATCTCGCCGACGATGTCGACCAGCAGGTGGAGATCGCCTGCGGGCTGATCGGCCTCGGTCCGGACGAGGTGCGCCCGCACGTGGTCGCCGCCGCCAAGGCTGCGGCGGCGCGGCCCGCCCATCGTCCCCAGGAACAGCGCATCCTGGCCCCGACGAGCCCCAACCGGGCGCCGCCGCGCGCGGTCATCGTCGAGCGCCGCAGCCGCCCGACGGTGGTGGTCGAGCGCCGCAGCCGGCCCCTCGACCCGCGCCGCTGAAGCCTCACCAGGGCAGCGTTTCGCCCCGGTAATCGAGAAAGGCGAGATCGGTCCGGCCCGCCCTCGCCTCGATCACGTCCGCTAGTCCGGCCGCGCTCGTCGCCACATCGAGATCGGCCCCCTCGCCGCCCATATCGGTGGCAACCCAACCCGGATGCAGCAGGAGCACGCCGAAATCGCGGGCTGCGTGACGCGCCGCGAAGCTCCGGGCATTGGTGTTCAGCGCCGCCTTGCTCGCCCGGTAATTCTCCCAACCGCCCTCGGTGTTGAGGCCGACGCTACCGAGCACAGAGGACATGAAGGCGAGCGTGCTGCCGGGCGCCAGCCGGTCGCGGAAGGCCTCGGCGAACAGGATCGGGCTCACCGCATTGGTGAGGAAGATCTGCGCATGGACGGCCCGCGACACGGCGTGGAGCGGTTGGTCCGACTCCATCACGATGCCGGCCACGACGAAGATCAGGTCGAACCGTTCGCCCGCCAACCGCTCGTGCAGGGCAGTGACGGAGGCATCGTCGTCGATATCCACTGCCTCCACCCGCAGGCCCTGCGCCGTGAGCGGTTCGAGGCCGGGCGCCGCTCCGCGCCGGGTCGCGGTGACCCGCCAGCCGCGCCGCAGAAAGGTTTCGGCGAGCCCGAGCCCGAGGCCACGGGAGGCACCGACGATCAGGGCATGCTTTTTCGAATGGGTCATGATGGCTCGTCCGCGTCTGCACGCTCCTGCGCAATGACGGCGGTACGCCCAGCCTCAAGGTCGGATCAATCCCCCGTCTGTACCGTCCAGGTCGCGTGGCGCACCTCCGGCCGCTTCGCCAGATCGGCCACGACGGCGTCGAGATCCTTGGCATGCGCCGTCCGCGCGGTCAGCGTGGCGATGACGTCCACGCTGCTCTCGCCGCGCTCCTCGACCTCCGTCGTGCCGACGGGATAGTCCGCCGCCTCCAGGCGCTCGACCAGCAGGTCGCGGGCAAGTCCGGCGGATTCGGCGGGCACCGTCACCTGCACCTCGTAGGTCGCCTCCGTGGCGCTCTCGTCGATGGGGATGCGGTCGATCAGGTTGACGAGCGGACGCAGCAGCGTGTTGCCGGCCAGCACGGCGAGGGTGACGAAGCAGGCTTCCAGCGGCAGGTCGGCCCCGGAGAAGGCGCCGACGGCGGCCGCGCACCAGAGGGTCGCGGCGGTGTTGAGGCCGCGCACGTTCATCCCCTCCTTCATGATGACACCGGCGCCGAGGAAGCCGATGCCGGAGACGACGTAGGCGACCACGCGGGTCGCCCCCTCGCCGCCGGTCAGCCGCATGCCGAGATCGACGAAGGCGGCGGCGCCCAGCGCCACCAGCACGGCGGTGCGCAGACCCGCGCTGCGTTGCCGGTACTGCCGCTCGACCCCGATCAGGGTGCCGAGGCCGAAGGCGACCGCGAGGCTGATGCCGGAATTCAGGGCTTCGGGCGTGGGAAAGGGAAACGGGCCGGGCATCGAACCTTTCGGGATCTTTTCGGGGTCGCGCGGTTTTCCGCTGTCGCACGAGCGTGACGGTTGCGTGACGAAACGTCACCGATCGGCGCATCCCCGGTCGAATACGGTCAATTTGCCCGTGGCCAGGGTCGTGATGCGGGATTGACGCGGCAACCGGGCAGCGGGCACACCGGCAGAATTGTGGGACCTATAAGAAAAACCCACGCTGAGGAGACGCGCATGCGGCAGGATTGTTCTCCTGCGACGAGGGCCGAGGCTCGACCGGCGCAAGGGATGCAGGCAGAGGCGCTGGCATGAGCGTCGAGGCACTCGCCCGGCCCGCGGCAGGGTCTCCCCCCGTTCGCGACCGCATCCTCCAACTTCGCGACGGATTGAGCCACGGGCTGATCGGCGCCGACAAGCTGGTCGAGCGCCTGCTGATCGGGCTTCTGACCGGCGGCCACCTGCTGATCGAGGGTGCGCCGGGTCTCGCCAAGACCCGCGCGGTCAAGCGCCTGTCGGACGGGCTCGACGGCTCCTTCGCCCGCGTGCAGTGCACGCCCGACCTGATGCCGGCCGATCTGACCGGCACCACCGTCTGGCGCCAGGATGCGGGCACCTTCGAGTTCCTGCCCGGTCCTCTGTTCCACTCGCTGATCCTCGTCGACGAGGTGAACCGCGCGCCGCCGAAGGTGCAGTCGGCCCTGCTGGAGGCGATGGCGGAGGGGCAGATCACCGTCTCCGGCCACACCCACCGCCTGCCCGACCCGTTCATGGTGGTGGCGACGCAGAATCCGATCGAGCACGCGGGCACCTTCCCGCTGCCCGAGGCGCAGCTCGACCGCTTCCTGCTCCACGTCGTCGTCGAGATGCCCGACGAGGCCTCCGAGCGCCGCATCCTCGACCTCGTCGAGGGTGAGCTGAACCACCACGCCGAGGCGATGCCGGTGAAGCTCTCGGTCGCCGAGGTGATCGCCGCCCGCGAGGCCGCGCTTGCCACTTACGTCTCGCCGGCCCTCAAGGATTATCTCGTGCGGCTCGTGGCCGGCACGCGCACCGATGCGGTGGCGCCGGAGCTGCGCGCGGCGATCGAGCACCCGGCCTCGCCGCGCGGAACGCTCGCGCTGATGGTCGCGGGCAAGGCGCGGGCCTATCTGCACGGCCGCGACCACGTCGTACCCGAGGATATCTCCGAACTCGCCGCCGACGCCCTCTCCCACCGCATCGGCCTGACCTGGCGCGCGGCGGCCGAGGGACGCACCACGCGCAGCATCATCGACGGGCTGGTCGAGCGGACGCGGGCGCTGTAGCCGCCATGACCGCGACCGCGGCCCCCGCGAGCGACCCGACCGACGCCCCCGGCATCCATCTCTCCGGCGCCGGGCTGATGAGCCTGCGCCATCTGGCGCGACGCGGCGTCTCGCCCGCAACCCGCACCATCGCCGGCCTGCCGGGTGGCATCGTCACGCGGAAGCGCGGGCGGGGCTCCGAGCCCGACGACGTGCGGCCTTGGTCCGAGGGCGACGACCGCCGCTTCATCGACCGCAACGCCACCGCCCGCACCGGCGAGCTGCACGTGCGCACCCACCACGACGAGCGCGACCGCGCCGTGGTGCTGCTCGCCGATTTCCGGCCCTCGATGCTGTTCGGCACCCGCCGGGCGCTGCGCTCGGTGGCGGCGGCGGAGGCGCTGACACTCCTCGGCTGGCGCATCGTCGGTGACGGTGGGCGCATCGGCCTGATCGCGGCGGGGACGGCCGAGCCCTCGGTGGTGCGCCCGGCCGGCGGCGAGCGGGCGATGACCGCCGTCACCGGGGCGATGGCCCATGCCCACGCCACAGCCCTTGCCCGACCGGCGGCGGACGATCCGCCGCTGACCGACACCCTCGCACTCGCCCGCTCGCTTCTGCCGTCGGGGGGACACCTCGTCGTCGCGACGGCCCTCGATGCGCCGGGGCCGGATTTCGAGAACCTGATCACGGCGCTCGCCGAGCGGCTGTCGATCCGCCTGCTCCTGGTCAGCGACGCCTTCGAGCGAATCCGGCCGCCCGGCTTCTACCCCTACGCCCTACCGGACGGACACCGCGGCACCGTCCAGGCCCGCCGCGGGGCAGCAGCTCCCGATGACATCGATCCGCGTCTCGCCCGCCTCCACGCCTGCGGCGTCGAGGGCCTGCGCATCGATGTCGAGGCCGGGCCGGAAAGCTACGCCCCTCTGATGGAGCGGCTCGATGCGGTGCTGTGAGGCAGGGAGAGGGGATGCGCGGAGGGGTGAGGGATGACCGCCTCCCCCGATCTCTCCGCCCTGCGCGGCCTGCACCTGCCCACCGGCGGCACCGGCGCGGTGCAGCCCGAAATGGTGGCCGCCATCGCCCTCGGCTTCGGCCTCGCGCTGCTCGTGGGTGGGATCCGCCTGCTCCGCGCCCGGCGCGGTGCCTCCCTGCGCCGGACGGCCCTGCAGGAGCTGGCACGCGCCGCGCGGCTCGATCCCGAGGCCCGGCGCGTGGCGCAGGCCCGTCTCCTGCGCCGCGTGGTCCGCACCCTGAAGGGCGAGGAGGCGGCGCGCGCCCGCGGCCCGGCCTGGGTCGCGACGCTCGATGCCACCTTCGGCACCGATTTCTTCCGCAACGGTCCGGGCCGCGCCTTCGCCGACGACCTCTATCGCCGGCCCGCTTCCGTGGATTCCGCCGCCATCGATGCCGGCCTCGGCCGCCTTCTCACACAGATCCGGGCCTGACCCGAATGCCCGCCTGGTTCACGGCCTTCGTCTCCGCCTTCGACTTCGCGACCCCGCTCGCGCTGCTGCTCCTGCTCCTGCCGCTCGCCGCCCGGCTGATCCCGCCGGAGCGCGAGGGCGGCAGCGGCGCCTTGCGCGTCCCGCCCTCCCTGGTCCTCGGCGCCGAGCGATCCGAGTCCATCGCGGCCCGCGGACGGCGGCGGCTCTGGCTCATCGGCACGCTCTGGGTCGCGCTCGTGGTTGCGCTGGCCGGGCCCCGCCTCGTCCTGCCCGCCACCGCGCTCCCGGCCTCGGCCCGGGAGATCGTGCTCGCCCTCGACCTGTCGGGCAGCATGGAGCGGAAGGATTTCTCGCTCGACGGGGAGACGGTGAGCCGGCTCGCGGCGGTCAAACGCGTCGGCGCCGAGTTCATCCGCCGCCGGGCGGGCGACCGCATCGGCCTCGTCGAATTCGCCGATCAGGCCTACGTCGCCGCCGCTCCCACCTTCGACACCGCCACCGTCGCCCGCACCCTGGAGGAGGCGACCATCGGCCTCGTCGGGCGCTCCACCGGCATCGGCGACGGGCTCGGCCTCGCCCTCAAGCGCCTCGCTCCGGCGCAGGTCGCCGCCGCGGACGGCAGCGGTCCGCCGCCGTCCCGCGACAAGGTCGTGATCCTGCTCTCCGACGGCGCCAACAATGCCGGCCAGACCGCGCCCAAGGACGTGGCGGCGCTGGCCAAAGACCTCGGCGTGCGGGTCTACACCATCGCGCTGGGGCCGATCGACATGGCCGACAACCCCAACAACGAGCAGGACGTGGTCGATGTCGAGACCCTGCGGGCCATGGCCGAGACCAGCGGCGGGCGGGCG is from Methylorubrum sp. B1-46 and encodes:
- a CDS encoding aminotransferase class I/II-fold pyridoxal phosphate-dependent enzyme; this translates as MSPNPSSNPSNSLDAFAEEKLAGLEAAALRRRLAVTARGPGAAAERGGRGLVSFSCNDYLGLAHDPRVIAAATEALARYGAGAGASRLVTGNAPPLAALEERLARYKGKEAALVFGSGYLANLGIAPALVGAGDLILIDELGHSCLFAGAKMSGAPVVRFGHNDLAQMRAGLAAHRGAARRALILTERVFSMDGDRAPLPEILALAAEYDAWTLVDDAHGLGVVEPGLRAPLEMGTLSKTLGSYGGYLCASQAVIDLLTSRARSLVYTTGLPPASAAAALEALAIVEAEPERAARPLALARRFTARLGLPEAESPIVPVLVGAAEAALALSAALEARGFLVVAIRPPTVAPGTARLRVAFSAAHDEGQVDALAEALAELAPHTVRAI
- a CDS encoding C40 family peptidase yields the protein MPDTSDPRLTPARSDLADIRLKGVVAAERYVAGAPARVAVPSAPLRRAPRLDAGLDTEAVMGDAVSVFEIRDGFAWVQIARDGYVGYLPEAALGPVDPAPTHRVASLRTFVYPAPDLKRPHVAHLSLGAALAAQAQEGEYWQLAGGGFVFAGHAVPFETAEPDFAATAERLVGTPYLWGGRTSLGLDCSGLVQLCLDMAGHACPRDADQQERTLGEALPPGLDGLQRGDLVFWKGHVGLMLDAERLIHANGHHMAVAVEPLREAVERIAAKSFGAVTSIRRLDLSA
- a CDS encoding SDR family oxidoreductase produces the protein MTHSKKHALIVGASRGLGLGLAETFLRRGWRVTATRRGAAPGLEPLTAQGLRVEAVDIDDDASVTALHERLAGERFDLIFVVAGIVMESDQPLHAVSRAVHAQIFLTNAVSPILFAEAFRDRLAPGSTLAFMSSVLGSVGLNTEGGWENYRASKAALNTNARSFAARHAARDFGVLLLHPGWVATDMGGEGADLDVATSAAGLADVIEARAGRTDLAFLDYRGETLPW
- a CDS encoding MgtC/SapB family protein; amino-acid sequence: MPGPFPFPTPEALNSGISLAVAFGLGTLIGVERQYRQRSAGLRTAVLVALGAAAFVDLGMRLTGGEGATRVVAYVVSGIGFLGAGVIMKEGMNVRGLNTAATLWCAAAVGAFSGADLPLEACFVTLAVLAGNTLLRPLVNLIDRIPIDESATEATYEVQVTVPAESAGLARDLLVERLEAADYPVGTTEVEERGESSVDVIATLTARTAHAKDLDAVVADLAKRPEVRHATWTVQTGD
- a CDS encoding MoxR family ATPase → MSVEALARPAAGSPPVRDRILQLRDGLSHGLIGADKLVERLLIGLLTGGHLLIEGAPGLAKTRAVKRLSDGLDGSFARVQCTPDLMPADLTGTTVWRQDAGTFEFLPGPLFHSLILVDEVNRAPPKVQSALLEAMAEGQITVSGHTHRLPDPFMVVATQNPIEHAGTFPLPEAQLDRFLLHVVVEMPDEASERRILDLVEGELNHHAEAMPVKLSVAEVIAAREAALATYVSPALKDYLVRLVAGTRTDAVAPELRAAIEHPASPRGTLALMVAGKARAYLHGRDHVVPEDISELAADALSHRIGLTWRAAAEGRTTRSIIDGLVERTRAL
- a CDS encoding DUF58 domain-containing protein; the protein is MTATAAPASDPTDAPGIHLSGAGLMSLRHLARRGVSPATRTIAGLPGGIVTRKRGRGSEPDDVRPWSEGDDRRFIDRNATARTGELHVRTHHDERDRAVVLLADFRPSMLFGTRRALRSVAAAEALTLLGWRIVGDGGRIGLIAAGTAEPSVVRPAGGERAMTAVTGAMAHAHATALARPAADDPPLTDTLALARSLLPSGGHLVVATALDAPGPDFENLITALAERLSIRLLLVSDAFERIRPPGFYPYALPDGHRGTVQARRGAAAPDDIDPRLARLHACGVEGLRIDVEAGPESYAPLMERLDAVL
- a CDS encoding DUF4381 domain-containing protein, encoding MTASPDLSALRGLHLPTGGTGAVQPEMVAAIALGFGLALLVGGIRLLRARRGASLRRTALQELARAARLDPEARRVAQARLLRRVVRTLKGEEAARARGPAWVATLDATFGTDFFRNGPGRAFADDLYRRPASVDSAAIDAGLGRLLTQIRA
- a CDS encoding VWA domain-containing protein, producing the protein MPAWFTAFVSAFDFATPLALLLLLLPLAARLIPPEREGGSGALRVPPSLVLGAERSESIAARGRRRLWLIGTLWVALVVALAGPRLVLPATALPASAREIVLALDLSGSMERKDFSLDGETVSRLAAVKRVGAEFIRRRAGDRIGLVEFADQAYVAAAPTFDTATVARTLEEATIGLVGRSTGIGDGLGLALKRLAPAQVAAADGSGPPPSRDKVVILLSDGANNAGQTAPKDVAALAKDLGVRVYTIALGPIDMADNPNNEQDVVDVETLRAMAETSGGRAFRVKTTDDLEAVANAIDELEGGRAKAPPLPLRRDLWPWPAAVAFLCACGLLATRRRI